One window of the Salvia miltiorrhiza cultivar Shanhuang (shh) chromosome 6, IMPLAD_Smil_shh, whole genome shotgun sequence genome contains the following:
- the LOC130987642 gene encoding very-long-chain aldehyde decarbonylase CER3-like: protein MVAPLYAWPWEFLGSYKYALYAIFLAKDMYTRFQEDTIKDSWILHTIKDSWILHIFILSMLRLIMYQSWTSYSNMLFLTRNSRIIKKGVDFKQIDKEWHWDNFILLQAMVACLVLYMFPTIGKNPLWNKNGIITAILLHIAISEPVFYSIHKCFHGDYLFSHYHSLHHSSAVPQAYTAGHATFLEHLLLMMVIGIPILGSFLIGYGSLSLIYGYVLAFDLLRCLSHSNVEIIPHQIFEAIPFLRYLILTPTYHSLHHAEIGTNYCLFMPLFDALGNTLNRKSWKMHKKNCLNSAKNGRVPDFVFLAHVVDLSSALHAPFVNRSAASIPYYTRFYTMPFLPVTFLVMLAMWARSRTFFISFYNLRGRLHQTWAVPRFGFQYFLPFAAKGINKHIEDAILRANRLGVKVISLAALNKNEALNGGGTLFVNKHPNLKVRVVHGNTLTAAVILNEIPDQVSEVFLTGATSKLGRAIALYLCRKKVRVLMLTLSTERFKNIQKEAPSDCSRFLVQVTKYHAAQNCKTWIVGKWITPREQMFAPSGTHFHQFVVPPILQFRRDCTYGDLAAMKLPDDVQGLGSCEYTMERGVVHACHAGGVVHALEGWAHHEVGAIDVDRIDLVWKAAIKHGLKPVSTIPAAS from the exons ATGGTTGCACCTCTCTATGCGTGGCCATGGGAGTTCTTGGGCAGTTACAAG TATGCTCTCTATGCGATTTTTCTTGCAAAAGACATGTACACGAGATTCCAAGAAGATACCATCAAGGATTCTTGGATTCTTCACACCATCAAAGATTCTTGGATTCTTCACATCTTCATCTTATCCATGCTTAGGCTTATAATGTACCAATCATGGACTTCTTACAGCAATATGCTGTTTCTGACTCGAAACAGCCGTATTATAAAGAAGGGAGTTGATTTCAAGCAGATTGACAAAGAATGGCATTG ggataattttattttactacaAGCTATGGTGGCATGTTTGGTGCTATACATGTTCCCCACCATAGGAAAAAATCCTTTGTGGAACAAAAATGGGATCATAACAGCCATACTACTTCACATAGCAATCTCAGAGCCAGTTTTCTACAGCATACACAAATGCTTCCATGGAGACTACCTCTTCTCTCACTACCACTCTCTCCACCACTCCTCCGCCGTGCCACAAGCCTACACCG CTGGGCATGCCACATTCTTGGAGCATCTGCTGCTGATGATGGTGATCGGGATACCGATACTCGGGTCATTCTTGATTGGATACGGATCTCTGAGCTTGATCTATGGCTATGTTTTGGCCTTCGATTTGTTGAGGTGTTTATCCCATTCAAATGTGGAAATCATTCCTCATCAGATCTTCGAGGCCATCCCATTTCTCAGATATCTCATCCTTACTCCAAC GTATCACAGCCTCCACCATGCTGAGATTGGGACAAACTATTGCCTCTTCATGCCTCTATTTGATGCACTCGGCAACACCTTGAACagaaaatcatggaaaatgCACAAGAAAAACTGTCTGAATTCAGCGAAAAATGGTCGGGTGCCGGACTTCGTGTTCCTAGCACACGTGGTGGACTTGTCTTCAGCTCTGCACGCCCCCTTTGTGAACAGATCAGCCGCATCCATACCTTACTACACAAGATTCTACACCATGCCATTCTTGCCTGTCACATTCTTGGTCATGCTCGCCATGTGGGCCAGGTCTAGAACCTTCTTCATCTCCTTCTACAACCTCCGCGGCCGCCTCCACCAGACCTGGGCCGTCCCCCGCTTCGGCTTTCAg TATTTCTTGCCGTTTGCTGCCAAAGGGATCAACAAGCACATTGAAGACGCGATTCTTAGAGCTAACAGACTGGGAGTGAAAGTGATCAGCCTTGCTGCTTTGAATAAG AATGAGGCGCTGAATGGAGGAGGGACACTGTTTGTGAACAAGCATCCGAATCTGAAGGTTCGAGTGGTTCATGGGAATACGCTAACGGCAGCCGTCATTCTCAACGAGATTCCCGACCAGGTGTCTGAGGTTTTCCTGACCGGAGCGACGTCGAAGCTCGGAAGAGCCATTGCTCTGTACCTCTGCAGGAAGAAGGTTCGAGTTTTG ATGCTAACTCTATCCACTGAGAGATTCAAGAATATTCAGAAAGAAGCGCCGTCTGACTGCTCCAGATTCCTCGTCCAGGTTACGAAGTACCACGCTGCACAAAACTGCAAG ACATGGATAGTGGGGAAGTGGATAACGCCAAGAGAGCAAATGTTTGCTCCGAGTGGGACCCATTTCCACCAGTTCGTGGTCCCACCAATCCTCCAGTTTCGACGAGACTGCACCTATGGCGATCTCGCCGCCATGAAGCTCCCCGACGATGTCCAAGGCCTCGGATCTTGCGAG TATACGATGGAGAGAGGAGTGGTTCATGCTTGCCACGCGGGCGGGGTGGTGCACGCGTTGGAAGGGTGGGCCCACCATGAGGTCGGGGCGATCGACGTGGACAGGATTGATTTGGTGTGGAAAGCCGCCATCAAACATGGTCTCAAGCCCGTTTCAACTATTCCGGCAGCTTCATAA